A stretch of Paenibacillus mucilaginosus 3016 DNA encodes these proteins:
- a CDS encoding PKD domain-containing protein, with the protein MISSKNVSRKASTSAMVVIMLSTLLMTNTGASAAVGSTASTNVNASAMVTPDSADPLYNRPVIDSETDLAAPVPHRKVSGHFEGTDKKFTFYFPEKSKFTGRFFQNVYPLQDENVADVNISFGADSGAYTVQTNGGGGYRVDAAAAKFSRTAAAKYYGWSGRIYGYIYGGSGGSYQTIGALEGSKGVWDGAVPYITGVPTSIPNNFFIRAFARFALEKKAQQIAEAVSPGGSGNPYAGLNDMEKTVLQEVTKLGVPLRAWEDYNYLLGLHDTEGLLGFLNVLRGIDPTYVEDFWNKPGYLGTEPSALGELFRSSKVDSTSIVTQVTRDAQNNTTSLTLDQVPAVSTPMYWLDYTLLAADGTTTAQKLSGSFDAATKVFTIGKGNPENVLSAIETGAKLKIDNRWYLAALSYHRHQVPKAQSYTAWDQFRAPDGTPFYPQRTMEIGPLITQGVSGGAAYHGHIHAKVIMVVNLFDVDAYPWNADWYSARVKEALGDRYADNFRVWYNDNADHISPARTPRLVQYDGILQQALRDVSAWVEKGVAPPRSTSYEVVDGQVEVPDKASVRHGIQPVVDLSVGGAAKIDVKAGQTVTFTARIQVPHGSGKIVATEWDFDGTGDFKAWKFGAPRQTVNISMTFKYTKPGTYDPAIRVTAQREGDTKTPFALIQNLGRVRVVVH; encoded by the coding sequence ATGATTTCTTCGAAGAACGTAAGTCGCAAAGCTTCAACTAGTGCTATGGTAGTGATCATGCTCAGCACATTATTGATGACAAACACTGGAGCCTCTGCTGCAGTAGGCAGCACAGCATCAACAAATGTAAACGCATCCGCAATGGTTACGCCGGACAGCGCAGATCCGTTATACAATCGGCCTGTCATTGACAGCGAGACCGATCTGGCTGCACCGGTTCCGCATCGTAAGGTGTCGGGCCACTTTGAAGGGACGGACAAAAAGTTCACCTTCTACTTCCCGGAGAAGAGCAAGTTTACCGGACGATTCTTCCAAAACGTGTACCCGCTTCAGGATGAGAATGTAGCCGATGTGAATATCAGCTTCGGTGCGGACAGCGGAGCTTACACTGTGCAGACGAATGGAGGGGGCGGTTACCGGGTCGATGCCGCCGCGGCCAAGTTCTCCAGAACGGCAGCAGCGAAGTATTACGGCTGGTCCGGACGGATCTACGGATATATTTACGGTGGCAGCGGAGGCTCATATCAGACCATTGGTGCCTTAGAAGGCAGTAAGGGGGTATGGGATGGTGCCGTGCCTTACATAACAGGCGTTCCAACCTCGATTCCCAATAATTTCTTCATACGGGCATTCGCGCGTTTCGCATTAGAGAAGAAGGCGCAGCAAATCGCAGAGGCGGTGAGCCCTGGAGGCAGCGGAAATCCGTACGCTGGGCTTAATGATATGGAAAAGACGGTTCTGCAGGAGGTCACGAAACTGGGTGTACCCCTGCGGGCCTGGGAAGACTACAATTACTTGCTCGGGCTGCATGATACTGAAGGATTGCTCGGTTTTTTGAATGTCCTTCGCGGCATAGACCCAACTTATGTGGAGGACTTCTGGAATAAACCGGGGTATCTGGGTACGGAGCCATCAGCATTAGGCGAGCTGTTCCGTTCATCGAAGGTCGACTCCACCTCTATCGTCACGCAAGTCACGCGAGATGCACAGAACAACACGACGAGTCTGACCCTTGATCAGGTACCTGCCGTTTCGACGCCAATGTATTGGCTAGACTATACACTCCTTGCAGCTGACGGCACGACGACGGCTCAGAAGCTGTCAGGTTCATTCGATGCGGCGACGAAGGTATTCACCATCGGGAAAGGAAACCCCGAGAATGTATTATCCGCCATCGAAACAGGCGCAAAGCTGAAAATAGACAATCGATGGTACCTTGCTGCGCTCTCCTATCATCGTCACCAGGTGCCGAAAGCGCAAAGCTACACGGCCTGGGACCAGTTCAGAGCACCTGACGGTACGCCGTTTTACCCGCAGCGTACCATGGAGATTGGACCGCTTATCACCCAGGGCGTGTCCGGCGGAGCTGCTTACCATGGCCATATCCACGCCAAAGTAATTATGGTTGTCAACCTGTTCGATGTGGATGCTTATCCTTGGAATGCCGACTGGTATAGTGCCAGGGTAAAAGAGGCGCTCGGTGATCGTTATGCTGACAACTTCCGGGTGTGGTATAACGACAATGCGGATCACATCAGCCCTGCCCGTACTCCACGACTTGTGCAATATGATGGGATTCTTCAGCAAGCGCTTCGGGATGTAAGTGCTTGGGTAGAGAAAGGCGTGGCTCCTCCACGTTCGACCAGCTATGAAGTCGTCGACGGACAGGTTGAGGTGCCGGACAAGGCATCGGTGCGCCATGGTATTCAACCGGTTGTGGATTTGTCTGTGGGCGGTGCTGCGAAGATTGATGTTAAGGCTGGTCAGACCGTGACCTTCACCGCGCGGATTCAGGTACCGCATGGAAGCGGGAAGATTGTGGCCACCGAATGGGATTTCGACGGGACAGGCGATTTCAAGGCATGGAAGTTCGGGGCTCCGCGGCAGACGGTTAATATCTCGATGACATTCAAATACACCAAACCGGGAACTTACGATCCGGCGATTCGAGTGACTGCCCAGCGTGAAGGAGACACGAAGACGCCTTTCGCGCTAATTCAAAATCTTGGCCGGGTTCGAGTCGTCGTCCATTAA
- a CDS encoding VOC family protein, whose amino-acid sequence MTNQNAGSPTNKEDRLDTPGIPPMQLHHIGFKTAQFLEMREFYRAFLGVHPTLEVESMVGFYTFDLAHHRLVLFHDPTCTNQVPTGPGMHHVAFNYTLDDLMRAYQRLKHKGLLPDMVMNHGPNTSFYYRDPDNNALELQVDNYGPDLRKGLEAMRALQTHSNPLEALGVLVNPETFLKAWQEGATLTELHERSYAGEFVEGAPSLPIGRAAEEPTGDTSASKGE is encoded by the coding sequence ATGACAAATCAGAATGCGGGAAGTCCAACAAATAAGGAAGACCGGCTCGATACGCCAGGTATTCCACCTATGCAACTGCATCACATTGGGTTTAAAACTGCCCAATTTCTGGAGATGCGGGAGTTCTATCGCGCCTTCCTCGGTGTCCACCCGACTCTCGAAGTCGAGAGCATGGTGGGGTTTTACACCTTCGATCTGGCTCACCATCGTCTGGTCCTCTTTCACGATCCCACGTGCACCAACCAGGTACCCACCGGCCCGGGCATGCATCATGTAGCATTTAACTACACCCTGGACGATCTCATGCGGGCGTACCAGCGTTTGAAGCACAAGGGTCTGCTGCCGGATATGGTGATGAATCATGGTCCGAATACGTCGTTCTATTACAGAGATCCTGACAACAACGCCCTTGAACTCCAAGTAGACAACTATGGACCCGACTTACGCAAGGGTCTGGAAGCCATGCGCGCACTCCAGACACATTCCAATCCTCTCGAAGCCCTCGGAGTCTTGGTAAACCCGGAAACCTTCTTGAAAGCATGGCAGGAGGGAGCAACACTCACGGAGCTACACGAACGTTCCTACGCTGGTGAGTTTGTCGAAGGGGCACCTTCACTCCCAATAGGAAGGGCCGCCGAGGAGCCGACCGGGGACACTTCTGCATCGAAAGGAGAGTAA